The Glycine soja cultivar W05 chromosome 8, ASM419377v2, whole genome shotgun sequence genome has a window encoding:
- the LOC114424175 gene encoding uncharacterized protein LOC114424175 yields MVDKVLTIPLRINLVSDAVIWKHTTDGIYSVKFGYHIALSLINDVEASSYTYNEALWRNISKKQVTPKCINLVWKTCRNILPVRENMIRKMPQMDPICPYYGEMEETLKRLFLPCLEAKSVWFASQLSGKITTESNLQFIAWLNGCLSTNDMSFFGEIIWPVVVYMAKEK; encoded by the coding sequence ATGGTGGATAAGGTGTTGACTATTCCTTTGAGGATCAATCTTGTGAGTGATGCAGTGATTTGGAAGCACACAACAGATGGGATTTACtctgtgaaatttggatatcaTATAGCTTTGTCTTTAATAaatgatgttgaagcttcttcCTACACTTATAATGAAGCCTTATGGAGAAATATATCGAAGAAACAAGTTACACCAAAGTGTATAAATTTGGTGTGGAAAACATGTAGAAATATACTACCTGTAAGAGAAAATATGATAAGGAAGATGCCACAAATGGACCCAATCTGTCCCTACTATGGAGAAATGGAGGAAACACTGAAGCGTCTCTTCTTACCATGCTTGGAGGCCAAATCTGTTTGGTTCGCTAGTCAGCTGAGTGGGAAGATAACAACTGAATCAAATTTGCAATTTATTGCATGGCTAAATGGTTGTTTATCTACAAATGATATGTCTTTTTTTGGAGAAATTATTTGGCCTGTTGTGGTCTATATGGCAAAGGAGAAgtga